A part of Meleagris gallopavo isolate NT-WF06-2002-E0010 breed Aviagen turkey brand Nicholas breeding stock chromosome 28, Turkey_5.1, whole genome shotgun sequence genomic DNA contains:
- the INKA2 gene encoding PAK4-inhibitor INKA2 — protein MKEVGDGLHQQMNCMMGALQELKLLQVQAALEQLEISGGRGPVPEQHLHCQGGTAGPEERPRSRAGAGGCSPSSLTCSVPQPALPRPTSLPESGRLGDIIPSSSSSSSSCGSRSKGPSPAPARTERAHPRTSECSSQGMAGGWTVCDESHDWTSSLMSQSRNRQPLVLGDNIFADLVGNWLDLPELDKKGEKSEASLSAGRSQELCRKFSLTANIFKKFLRSVRPDRDRLLKEKPCWLPPEDKQPEISKRPKKTNKLKGTFYFPLHGNIQNHHSKAERCPKVESHIEKPKVGTKKVRDTIDYTQSGFDINTAVWV, from the coding sequence ATGAAGGAGGTGGGCGACGGGCTGCACCAGCAGATGAACTGCATGATGGGCGCGCTGCAAGAGCTAAAGCTGCTCCAGGTCCAGGCAGCTTTGGAGCAGTTGGAGATTTCGGGGGGCCGAGGCCCCGTCCCTGAGCAGCACCTGCACTGTCAGGGCGGCACAGCGGGGCCGGAGGAGCGGCCGCGGAGCCGAGCaggagctgggggctgcagccctTCATCCCTCAcctgctctgtgccacagccagcactgccccGTCCCACCTCGCTCCCAGAGAGCGGCCGCCTCGGAGATATCAtcccctcttcttcctcctcttcctcctcctgtggCTCCCGCTCCAAGGGACCCTCCCCAGCTCCAGCCAGAACAGAGCGTGCACATCCCAGGACGTCTGAGTGCAGCAGCCAAGGCATGGCTGGCGGATGGACGGTGTGTGATGAAAGCCATGACTGGACATCCTCCCTCATGTCCCAGAGCAGAAACAGGCAACCCCTGGTCCTGGGAGATAACATCTTCGCAGACCTGGTTGGGAACTGGTTGGACCTGCCAGAGCTGGACAAGAAGGGGGAGAAGAGCGAAGCATCGCTGTCTGCTGGCAGGtcccaggagctctgcaggaagTTCTCCCTCACAGCCAACATCTTCAAGAAGTTCCTGAGGAGCGTTCGGCCAGACCGGGATCGGCTTCTCAAGGAGAAGCCTTGCTGGCTGCCGCCTGAAGACAAGCAGCCCGAGATTTCCAAGAGACccaaaaagacaaacaaactcAAGGGGACATTTTACTTCCCTCTTCATGGGAACATCCAGAACCATCACAGCAAAGCGGAGAGGTGCCCGAAAGTGGAAAGCCATATTGAGAAACCTAAAGTGGGCACCAAGAAAGTCCGTGATACGATAGACTACACCCAGTCCGGGTTTGATATCAATACAGCTGTTTGGGTCTGA
- the RAP1A gene encoding ras-related protein Rap-1A — MREYKLVVLGSGGVGKSALTVQFVQGIFVEKYDPTIEDSYRKQVEVDCQQCMLEILDTAGTEQFTAMRDLYMKNGQGFALVYSITAQSTFNDLQDLREQILRVKDTEDVPMILVGNKCDLEEERVVGKEQGQNLARQWCNCAFLESSAKSKINVNEIFYDLVRQINRKTPVEKKKPKKKSCLLL; from the exons ATGCGTGAGTACAAGCTGGTGGTCCTTGGCTCAGGAGGTGTGGGCAAGTCTGCCTTG ACTGTACAGTTCGTTCAGGgaatttttgttgaaaaatatgaCCCAACAATAGAAGACTCATACAGAAAG CAAGTGGAAGTAGACTGTCAACAGTGTATGCTTGAAATCCTGGATACAGCAGGGACA GAGCAATTTACAGCAATGAGGGATCTCTATATGAAGAACGGCCAGGGGTTTGCACTAGTATATTCAATAACAGCACAGTCCACGTTTAACGACCTACAGGACCTGCGGGAACAGATCTTACGGGTGAAGGACACTGAAGAT gttccAATGATTCTGGTTGGCAATAAATGTGACCTGGAGGAAGAACGCGTAGTCGGCAAAGAACAGGGTCAAAACTTAGCAAGACAGTGGTGTAACTGTGCCTTTCTAGAATCGTCTGCAAAGTCTAAAATCAATGTTAATGAG atcTTTTATGACCTGGTCAGACAGATAAATAGAAAAACACCAGTGGAAAAGAAGAAGCCTAAAAAGAAATCATGCCTGCTGCTTTAG